In Nicotiana tabacum cultivar K326 chromosome 17, ASM71507v2, whole genome shotgun sequence, one DNA window encodes the following:
- the LOC107826012 gene encoding CDPK-related kinase 5 encodes MGACTSKPSNFSGDSITVAGDVATLPVKSGPNNEDDVNSHQTKKDEPNVGKKSPFFPFYSPSPAHYLFSKKSPATNASSNSTPMRFFKRPFPPPSPAKHIRSLLARRHGTVKPNESAIPEGSESEVGGGGGAGLDKSFGFSKNFGNKYEMGEEVGRGHFGYTCKAKFKKGEVKGQEVAVKVIPKSKMTTAIAIEDVRREVKILRALTGHNNLVKFYDAYEDPNNVYIVMELCEGGELLDRILSRGGKYTEDDAKSVMIQILKVVAFCHLQGVVHRDLKPENFLFTSKDENAQLKAIDFGLSDFVKPDERLNDIVGSAYYVAPEVLHRSYSTEADVWSIGVIAYILLCGSRPFWARTESGIFRAVLKADPSFDEQPWPTLSSEAKDFVKRLLNKDPRKRMTAAQALGHPWIKNSHNIEMPLDILIFKLMKAYMRSSALRKAALRALSKTLTVDELFYLKEQFALLEPNKNGTISFDNVKTALMKHATDAMKEARMHDFLASLNALQYRRMDFEEFCAAALSVHQLEALDRWEQHARCAYEIFEKEGNRAIMIEELASELGLSPSVPVHAVLHDWLRHTDGKLSFLGFAKLLHGVSSRSITKVQ; translated from the exons ATGGGTGCTTGCACTTCAAAACCCTCTAATTTTTCCGGCGATAGCATTACCGTCGCCGGCGACGTCGCTACACTTCCGGTGAAATCTGGTCCGAACAATGAAGACGATGTTAACAGCCATCAGACGAAAAAGGACGAACCTAATGTGGGTAAAAAGTCGCCATTTTTCCCCTTCTACAGTCCAAGTCCGGCGCATTATTTATTCTCAAAGAAGTCTCCGGCTACGAATGCCAGCTCTAATTCTACTCCCATGAGGTTCTTTAAACGGCCGTTCCCTCCGCCTTCTCCGGCGAAGCACATCCGTTCTCTGTTGGCTCGGCGACACGGCACGGTGAAACCCAACGAGTCTGCAATCCCCGAAGGGAGTGAATCAGAGGTCGGAGGCGGAGGCGGCGCGGGGCTAGATAAGAGCTTTGGATTTTCGAAGAATTTTGGGAACAAGTATGAGATGGGAGAGGAAGTAGGAAGAGGGCATTTTGGGTATACTTGTAAAGCTAAGTTTAAGAAAGGTGAAGTCAAGGGACAAGAGGTTGCTGTTAAAGTCATCCCCAAATCAAAG aTGACTACTGCAATAGCCATTGAGGATGTGAGAAGGGAGGTGAAGATATTAAGAGCTTTGACGGGACATAATAATTTAGTTAAGTTTTATGATGCATATGAAGACCCCAACAATGTCTACATAGTCATGGA GCTATGTGAAGGAGGCGAGCTTTTGGATAGAATACTCTCTAG AGGTGGGAAGTACACAGAAGACGATGCAAAGTCTGTAATGATACAAATACTGAAAGTTGTTGCATTTTGCCATCTTCAAGGTGTGGTGCACCGGGATCTCAAACCAGAG AACTTCTTATTCACGTCTAAGGATGAAAATGCACAACTTAAAGCAATAGACTTTGGATTGTCTGATTTTGTGAAGCCAG ATGAAAGACTTAATGATATTGTCGGTAGTGCATATTATGTAGCGCCGGAGGTTCTACATAGATCTTACAGTACAGAGGCTGATGTGTGGAGTATAGGTGTAATAGCATATATCCTGTTGTGTGGAAGCCGTCCGTTTTGGGCTCGAACAGAATCTGGAATTTTTAGAGCTGTCCTAAAAGCTGATCCAAGTTTTGACGAACAGCCTTGGCCTACATTATCTTCTGAGGCAAAAGATTTTGTGAAACGTCTGTTGAATAAAGATCCCCGGAAAAGAATGACTGCAGCTCAGGCTTTGG GTCACCCATGGATAAAGAATAGTCATAACATAGAGATGCCTTTGGATATTTTGATATTCAAACTAATGAAGGCTTACATGAGGTCCTCTGCTCTTAGAAAAGCTGCACTACGG GCTTTGTCAAAGACATTGACTGTAGATGAGCTATTTTATCTGAAGGAGCAGTTTGCACTGCTGGAACCAAACAAAAATGGCACCATAAGTTTCGATAACGTTAAAACG GCCCTGATGAAACATGCAACAGATGCTATGAAGGAAGCTCGTATGCATGATTTTCTTGCATCG CTTAATGCACTGCAATACAGGAGGATGGATTTTGAGGAATTCTGTGCTGCTGCATTAAGTGTTCATCAGCTTGAGGCTCTTGACCGATGGGAACAACATGCACGTTGTGCCTATGAAATTTTTGAGAAGGAAGGCAATAGGGCTATTATGATAGAAGAATTAGCTTCG GAACTTGGTCTTAGCCCTTCTGTTCCAGTCCATGCTGTTCTACATGACTGGCTTAGGCATACTGATGGAAAGCTCAGTTTTCTTGGTTTTGCAAAGTTGTTGCATGGAGTGTCCAGCCGCTCAATTACAAAAGTTCAATGA